A DNA window from Arachis duranensis cultivar V14167 chromosome 3, aradu.V14167.gnm2.J7QH, whole genome shotgun sequence contains the following coding sequences:
- the LOC107478602 gene encoding annexin D8-like codes for MATLVAPKDSSPIEDAETIKRACKGLGTDERALISILAHRNEAQRKLLRQAYLDLYHQDLIQQLKCEVSGKFERSLCHWTMEPAERDAAYAKEALEKATPNYYKIIIEIGCTRTSEELLAIKRSYQFLYKHSLEEDVASHTFSDIRRLLVAIVSTYRYEGHVIDESVAISEANIIHQIIEKKDFSNDEIIRILSTRSKKQLCVTFNSFRNIYGSTITKGFVASPSDEYLDALRTTIRCIKYPQRYFAKVLRNAKNELGVDDDGVSRVIITRAEEDLKEIKDLYFKRNNVTLEDFVTNNISADGDYKNFLLALLGRT; via the exons ATGGCTACTCTTGTTGCTCCCAAAGATTCTTCTCCAATTGAAGATGCTGAAACTATCAAGAGGGCATGCAAAG gaTTAGGGACTGATGAGAGAGCCCTAATATCCATATTAGCACATCGAAATGAAGCACAAAGAAAACTTCTTAGGCAGGCTTATTTAGATCTTTATCACCAAGATCTTATCCAACAACTTAAGTGTGAAGTTTCAGGAAAATTTGAG AGAAGTTTATGCCATTGGACAATGGAACCAGCTGAAAGAGATGCTGCATATGCTAAAGAAGCATTGGAGAAAGCAACaccaaattattataaaataattattgaaattggTTGCACTAGAACTTCAGAAGAGCTTTTGGCTATAAAGCGTTCATACCAGTTTCTATACAAACACTCTCTTGAAGAAGATGTGGCCTCTCACACATTTAGTGACATTAGGAGA TTGTTGGTTGCAATAGTAAGCACTTACAGGTATGAGGGACATGTGATTGATGAGAGTGTGGCTATTTCAGAAGCAAAtattattcatcaaataatTGAAAAGAAGGATTTTAGCAATGATGAAATCATTAGAATCTTAAGCACAAGAAGTAAGAAGCAGCTGTGTGTCACTTTCAATTCCTTTAGGAACATTTATGGCTCAACAATCACCAAG GGATTTGTAGCCAGTCCAAGTGATGAATACTTAGATGCACTGAGAACAACTATTCGTTGCATTAAGTACCCCCAAAGATACTTTGCCAAG GTGTTACGCAATGCCAAGAATGAGTTGGGAGTTGATGATGATGGTGTTAGCCGAGTTATAATCACCCGTGCAGAGGAGGAtctaaaagaaataaaggatcTCTATTTTAAGAGGAACAATGTCACCCTTGAAGATTTTGTAACTAACAACATATCAGCAGATGGAGATTACAAGAATTTTCTTCTTGCTTTGTTAGGCCGTACCTGA
- the LOC107478600 gene encoding suppressor of mec-8 and unc-52 protein homolog 2 — protein sequence MTASKKNYKEKPIRRKEEKQEEPETPKYRDRAKERREDQNPDYEPTELAFHAVAPPGTVDLRSADAHKLSIEKSKYLGGDVEHTHLVKGLDYALLNKVRSEIDKKPDSVDDVEGKPRASKEDQQVSIRTSTAKSVYQWIVKPQTIIKTNEMFLPGRMTFIFNMESGYAHDIPTTLHRSKADCPVPEEMVTVSVDGSVLDRIAKIMSYLRLGSSGKVLKKKKKEKDAKGKNLAVGNGYDEENSSKVEGGRAKNQTEREFIPPPPPPSKKSHANSGEKQGPAVARAEDDDIFVGEGVEYDVPGKDLSQSPLSEDMEESPRNKDKPSYFAEPTYGPVPPAALPQAWQESNEYDVMQTQALAGGYQGEWQEYQYAEQLAYPDQYLQQDMQTYDLQAGLDMPQDPRFMTQEEKDRGLGSVFKRDDQRLQQLREKDAREKDPNFISESYSECYPGYQEYNREIVDSDDEDDLSKMDMGGRAKGRLHRWDFETEEEWATYNEQKEAMPKAAFQFGVKMQDGRKTRKQNKDQKLNNELHKINKILARKKMEKDMDGDGGGPHYDDEVQPGKKLRI from the exons ATGACTGCTTCGAAGAAGAATTACAAAGAGAAACCTATACGTCGCAA GGAAGAGAAACAAGAAGAACCAGAAACACCAAAATATAGAGATCGTGCTAAAGAGCGTAGAGAAGATCAAAATCCTGATTATGAGCCTACAGAGCTGGCATTTCACGCTGTTGCTCCTCCTGGTACTGTAGATTTAAG GTCAGCTGATGCACACAAATTATCCATTGAAAAGAGCAAGTACCTTGGAG GTGATGTGGAGCACACACATTTGGTCAAAGGTTTGGATTATGCATTGCTGAACAAAGTTAGAAGTGAGATTGACAAGAAGCCAGATTCTGTGGATGATGTTGAGGGGAAACCTAG AGCATCTAAGGAAGACCAACAAGTCTCAATTCGCACATCAACTGCAAAG TCAGTTTATCAGTGGATAGTGAAGCCTCAGACCATCATAAAGACAAATGAAATGTTCCTTCCAGGTCGAATGacatttatttttaacatg GAGAGTGGATATGCTCATGATATTCCAACGACCTTGCACCGTAGTAAGGCTGATTGTCCAGTACCGGAG GAAATGGTTACAGTTAGCGTTGATGGATCTGTTCTAGATCGGATTGCTAAAATAATGTCATATCTTCGTCTTGGCTCTTCTGGGAAggttttgaagaagaaaaagaaggaaaaagatgCAAAAG GAAAGAATTTGGCTGTTGGTAATGGATATGATGAAGAGAATTCATCAAAGGTTGAAGGTGGGAGGGCAAAGAATCAAACTGAAAGAGAGTTCatcccaccaccaccacctccatcgAAGAAAAGTCATGCTAATTCAGGAGAGAAACAAGGCCCAGCTGTTGCTAGAGCAGAAGATGATGACATCTTTGTTGGTGAGGGTGTGGAGTATGACGTACCTGGCAAAGACTTGAGCCAAAGTCCTCTCTCTGAGGACATGGAAGAGTCTCCTAGGAACAAGGACAAACCTTCATATTTTGCTGAACCTACTTATGGTCCTGTGCCACCTGCTGCACTCCCTCAAGCATGGCAAGAATCG AATGAATATGATGTTATGCAAACACAAGCCTTGGCTGGTGGCTACCAAGGAGAGTGGCAGGAGTACCAGTATGCTGAACAGCTGGCTTACCCTGATCAATACCTTCAGCAAGATATGCAGACTTATGATTTGCAAGCGGGTTTAGATATGCCACAAGATCCGCGTTTTATGACACAAGAAGAGAAAGATCGAGGTTTGGGATCAGTATTTAAGCGAGATGATCAGAGACTTCAACAACTGAGGGAGAAAGATGCCCGAGAAAAAGACCCCAATTTCATTTCTGAGAGTTATTCTGAATGTTACCCCGGGTATCAAGAATATAACCGTGAAATAGTGGAtagtgatgatgaagatgacTTGTCCAAAATGGATATGGGTGGGAGG GCAAAGGGTCGACTTCATCGTTGGGACTTTGAGACCGAAGAGGAATGGGCCACTTACAATGAGCAGAAGGAAGCAATGCCAAAGGCTGCATTCCAGTTTGGTGTGAAGATGCAAGATGGCCGGAAGACGCGGAAGCAGAACAAGGACCAGAAGCTCAATAACGAACTGCACAAGATCAATAAGATACTTGCCAGAAAGAAGATGGAAAAGGATATGGACGGTGATGGTGGGGGCCCCCACTATGATGATGAGGTACAACCTGGAAAGAAGCTTCGAATATGA